GTCGGCAATGAATCGGTTCCGACGCGGCATCTTCGTGCGGAGGTAGTCTCGAAACCGGGTGAGGAGTATAGCGATCTGGACATGAATTACGATACCGGCCGTATCATCCGTTTGTATCGGTCAAGGGGTTTCTTTGACACTGAGGTTGTTCCCGAAGTAGCAATAGTGAGGGATTCGGTTGCCATTGTATATCGAATAGACGAAGGCAGCAGACCAAGGATCGACAAGATTGTGGTGGATGGTGATAGTTTGCGAAATGTACGAAATTTACTCGCTGTAAGAGTTGGTGATTATTTCATACAATCTAGATTGATAGATACAGAACGAGCAATAGAAGATCACTACAAAGACAGGGGATATCCCTTCGTTGAAGTTGACTATAGTGCTCTTCCTGATTCCGGGATCCTCCTATTCGCTGTAGAAAAAGGCATCCTGCACTATGTCAGGAATATCGAGGTACAGGGTTTGACGAAGACAAATCCCGCCTTGGTGATACGGGAGATTGAATTGGAATCGGGCGACATGTACAGTAAGTCAAGAGTATATGACAGCCAGCGGAGGATTTACGCGCTCGGCTTCTTCAGTACTCTCAAAGTTGAGATGCTAAAGAAACAGCCAGACAGCATTGACCTAATCTTCAATGTTAAGGAACTAAAATCTCGTATCCTGAAGTTTGGCATTGGTGTGACTCTTCCTTTCAGCTTTCTGTTGTCATTCGGTTTCGAGGAATTGAATGTAGCAAATATCGGGCACCGCGTGAATGTCAGTCCGCTCTTCAAGTTCAATATCGAAAAAGAGTGGGAGGCAAGGGTAGAGGCAAGGTATACACTGCCTTATGTCACATCGTTGGGTCTAAAGCTATCCGTGCTGCCGTTCGTTTGGTATGAGGAGATGATCGATTTCACAAGACATACAAGGGGTAACGAATTCCAGGTTGCAAAGGTTTTCACTGAGGAAGTCGCGTTAAGTGTTGCTCACCGGTACAAATATGTTCGAATCAATCCGAAGGTAACCCTACCCGATACTATCAAAGGTGTTACAAACAGCGTCAAAACTCAGTTCTTACTGGACCTCAGGGATGAGTTCTTTGATCCTCACAAGGGTTTATATTTTGTTCCATCGATTGAATATGCAGGGGGCATTTTCGGAGGTGCTAACCACTTCCTTAGACTGGAGAGCGAAGAGCGTGTTTTCTTCCCGTTGCTTGCCAATGCTCTTGCGCTGCGTTTCAAGATCGGCGCTCTTATTCCCACCGATAGCGTCTCGGTTTATGAGGAGTACTTTCTTGGCGGGCAGTACACTCTTCGCGGTTATCCGGAAAGGTCAATTGGGCCGGATTCCATCGGTGATGAGCGATACGGGGATATCCTGCTGAATCTGAATATCGAGTACCGGTTACGGCTGCCAATGAATTTCGGTTTGGTCGGTTTCTTTGATGCCGGATACATCGACAATGAAATCGATTTTAGTGACACCGAATACTTCAAAACTACCGCCGGTGTGGGAATACGTTATTTCACGCCGATCGGACCATTGCGTTTTGATGTTGGTTTCCCATTACAGGAGAAAGGCAGCGAGTTTTATTTCGGCATCTATCACACATTCTGAGTGATATGAAACGATATATCAGACACATCGTTGGACCCATTGCTTTCCTATTGATCCTTGGTGCAACTATTCTATACGTGACTAGTACCAGGTTTGGCGAATTGACGCTCGATGTCCTGGAAATCATAACTGGTTTGAATATTGAATACCGCATGATCAGCGGTAACATACTTCGAGGGTTCCGGATCGACGACTACAGTGTCAGGCTTTCAGAGACCGATAGGATCCAGGGGACTCGTGCGGAAATTCACTACCGGTTCAACCTGTTCATGCTCCAATTACCTAATTTATTCGAGGTCACGCTTTTTGAACCAACAATTACATTACACGAAAAGAAGGGTGACGACAAGGCGGTTGAAAGGTACACTCCTGGTTTGCCAAGAATCAGGCTTGGATTACGGATGAATGTGAAGAACGGCCAAGTTACGTATATGAATCAGCATCTGTACCAGGCAGACGGTATTTCGGGTATTGTCTTCATAGATTTTGTCGGTTCCAAGGTCCATCTAATTGCGAGGAATCTATCACTTTCTTCATCGCAACCTTCGTTGGATATTAAGTCAATGAATCTTGATGCTGATATAAGCGATGAAGGAATAAGGTTGAATTCGTTCAAGCTTAACGGTACCGGCCTCAGCTTGAAGGGCAGTGGGTATTATATTTTCGACCGGCAACATGCCACTTTTGATTTTGAAGAGGCGCAAGTCGATTTTAGCGCCTTGAGGTGGGCGTCGATTCCGGGCATTAAGGGTGAAATGGTGGGCCAGGTCGACTTTGTGGGTAATATCACGTATCGCCAAGGCAGTTTCATACCGCAGATACGCGGGAGCGCTGTTGGTTTCTATCCGTTCGAGAAATTCGGTTTTGAAACTAATGCAACCGTGGATACGATCTGGGCCAATATATTTGACGCTGAACTTCTTAGTGGTACCCTTTTTGCACAGCTAAAGGTCGTTAAGCTCTCCGAAGTCGAGTTCGTTTCGAACTTCAAGGATCTGGATGTCAGCCGATTTGTCAATTCGAAAGAGCCCTTGGTTGTGAACGGATATCTGGCATACAACGCAAATAAATTCGTTGGTTTTGTCAGTTCTCCACTTGAACAAGGTGTGGGTCTTGATTCGATTCTTTGCTACGGGTCGTTTTCGGGCTCCCGGTTATATTTGGATTCACTCTTTGTCCTTGAGGGCACGAGAACTCTACGTGCTCACGGGAATGTGCTGCCCGAGCTTGATCTGCACATCAGTTTTGCTGATTTTGATGTCGCACGTTTTGAGAAATATTTCCCCATCGGCGGCAAATTGAATGGCTCTATCCAGGTTCTGGGTGCTCCTGATGACCTCATGGGGTTGACTGTTAATACGGATCTCCT
This region of candidate division WOR-3 bacterium genomic DNA includes:
- a CDS encoding BamA/TamA family outer membrane protein, whose translation is MFGLFVSFIIISSPIKEVTFVGNESVPTRHLRAEVVSKPGEEYSDLDMNYDTGRIIRLYRSRGFFDTEVVPEVAIVRDSVAIVYRIDEGSRPRIDKIVVDGDSLRNVRNLLAVRVGDYFIQSRLIDTERAIEDHYKDRGYPFVEVDYSALPDSGILLFAVEKGILHYVRNIEVQGLTKTNPALVIREIELESGDMYSKSRVYDSQRRIYALGFFSTLKVEMLKKQPDSIDLIFNVKELKSRILKFGIGVTLPFSFLLSFGFEELNVANIGHRVNVSPLFKFNIEKEWEARVEARYTLPYVTSLGLKLSVLPFVWYEEMIDFTRHTRGNEFQVAKVFTEEVALSVAHRYKYVRINPKVTLPDTIKGVTNSVKTQFLLDLRDEFFDPHKGLYFVPSIEYAGGIFGGANHFLRLESEERVFFPLLANALALRFKIGALIPTDSVSVYEEYFLGGQYTLRGYPERSIGPDSIGDERYGDILLNLNIEYRLRLPMNFGLVGFFDAGYIDNEIDFSDTEYFKTTAGVGIRYFTPIGPLRFDVGFPLQEKGSEFYFGIYHTF